GCGGCTGCATCCAGTACGGTGGCGGTATCGTCTATCAACAGGCTGCGGTCAGGATCAAAGGATTGCATTTTTTGCAGACGCTCCCAAAATTTTGGGTCTTCTTTGGGGGCGGCAAGATCGTGAGAGCTAACAATATGCGTCATCCATTTTTGCAGATCAGTTTGGCGCAGCTTTATATTTAAACCGCCTCGGTGGGCGTTGGTTACCAACCAGGTATCGCAATGGCTGTGGTGCAAGGCGCTGAGAAAACCGGCGGTGCTGGGGAATGGACGAACCAGGTGGGCTATTTCTTCTTTTAAAGCGGTAATGTCCAGTTTGAGCTCTGAAGACCAGTAATCTAAGCAGTACCAGTTGAGTGAGCCGCGTTCAGACATGATGCGATCTATTAGGGTTTGGGTAATGTCTTCGAGATCGCCGCCGTGAATGTCGGTATAGCGTTTGGGTAGGTGCTGGGTCCAGAAGAAATTGTCAAAATGCAGATCGAGAAGGGTTCCGTCCATGTCTAAAAGAACGGTGTCGATATCTTGCCAGTTGATCATAGTCTGCCGCGCTCTTTAAGGCACGGCAGCAAGCGTTTAGCTTGCGGCACGCGCCCTTAATGCTTGAATTCCAACGGCGTCTCGCACTTCGATAAGCTCTGCATAATTGACGTTCAACCACCATTCAGTTTGGCATAGGCCGTATTGGTTGATCGCCTCGCGGGGCTGGCGAGACTCCGAAAACACTTGGGAGTACTGTTGTTCAGTTGACCCCATTTTACCACCTCAATAAGTTTGAATCGCATAACTTACAGTAGCGTAATGGGTCTCTGGCGAAGTATACGGAGTATCGCCTATTTGCTGAAGTTAAAGCGCAAAATGCGAGCTTAATCACATTTTGCGCTTGGCGGTTTTGGGTTGGAGCTTGGGTTTAAGCTGGGGAAATCTTACAGGCGAAAGGTTTGCAGCATGCTGTTGAATTCTGCTCTGCTGGCAGGGTGCTGACGAAAAGACAGGACGAGGCGTGCAACGATGGCAATTAAGTCTTCCAGGTCCAGTGTCTTGTTGTGCTCGCGGTTATATTGTTTTAGCGGCTCGGCAAGGATTTTGTGCCAATGCTCAGACGATTCGTCGGAATATAAAAAAGGTGACGCTTCTGAGGCGTTAATGCCTGAAACCAAGTCGGCCTTGCCTTCTTCTGGCGGCAGGTACGTAGCGGCATACCAAATTGATTCATTAAGCAGCGTCGAAAAATCGACATCCATGCCCTGGAGGTGTTCTTCCAACTTGTGGAACATTCTGCTGCGCTCAACCTGTATCAGCGCTGCGATAATATCGGTCTTGCCATTAAAGTACCGATACACTGTTCTACGGGTGACATTCGCTTCTTGGGCAATGTCCTCAATGGTCGTTGCTTTTATGCCCCGAGTAACAAAACATTCTACGGCTGAGCGTAGAAGGATTTTTTTACCGGTTTCCAGATCGTCGACCCGCGCACCATTGCCCCATCGTTTTTTTGCTGCAGTCATTTTCTTACCACTACGTTTGTTCACATTGATAATGCCTCAATCCTACCATGGCGTGTCTTATGAGTAGCAGCCGATCTAATACGGGATTGTACGTACTTTGCTGCTATATTCGTTGATAGTGACAGATTGGTCACATAAAAAAGACTCGGCAAATACTCACAAACTTGAAAGGTGACGCCGAATACATAGCTAGGCATAATGCCATCACTTATTGGCTCAGGGGAGTACTTTGATGCATGCGAATATCACCGGTTGGGGCAAGTGTCTGCCACCAGCAGTTCTGAGCAATCAGGATTTAACGACGTTTCTCGATACTTCTGATGAGTGGATATCCAGTCGTAGTGGTATTAAAGAGCGACGCATTTCCCATGTTTCTACGGCGAGTTTAGGCGTGTTGGCGTCTAAGCGAGCCCTGGCTGCTGCAGGGTTGCAAGCAGGGGAAATTGATTTGCTGATTTTGTGCACAGCTTGTCCTGACACACTGATTCCCAATGCGGCGTCGTTTGTTCAAAAGGAAATTGGTGCCGACAACGCTGCAGTTTTTGACTTGAATGCAGCGTGTACGGGGTTTGTTTATGGTTTGAGCGTTGCCACGGCGATGATCAAAACTGGGGTCATGAAAAAGGCGTTGGTTGTGGGCGCTGATCGTATTCCCTGTTTTATTGATTACAGCATGCGTGATGTGGCTGTACTCTTTGGTGATGGTGCCGGGGCCGTTGTATTGGAAGCCAGTGAAGAAGAGTGCGGTTTGCTGGCAGAGAAGCTGGGCTGTGACGGTGAGGCCAGAGACGTGTTAGCCGCCCGGGATAGCGGTACAGTGCGGGAACGTTTTGCCGGTATTGACGGTTATTTTGATGTTAACTTTGAAGGCCAGGAAATTTTTAAACGCGCTGTAAAAGGCATGGGCAGCGCGGTCAGTAGTGTGCTTGAGCAACGTCAGCTTAAGGCTGAAGATATTGATTTGCTAATTCCTCATCAGGCCAATATTCGTATCATCGAAACCTTGATGAAGCGCTTGGGCACACCGGCAGATAAGGTGGTGGTGAATATAGAAAAATACGGCAATACCTCAGCCGCCACCGTCCCCATTGCTCTCTGCGAGGCACTAGAGCAGGGCCGTATTAAACCCGGGGATACGCTACTGACAGCGGCTTTTGGTGCGGGTTTGACATGGGGTGCAGGTATTATCAAATGGGGTGATCGCGTCACACCGCTGCAAGAGTGCAATGAAGCGTTGCCGCCCTGCGAAAAGACCGCGCTAGAACTATTGCAGCCCTGGATTGATGGTTGCAAAGCGGCGGCAGCGGCAAAAACAGCTTAGTCAGTTTGCGAGCATAGCCAGCAGAGCGCGCTCTGCTCGGCCAACGCTTTTCAACACGCCGTCGATGTTCTTCCCCGAGGTCCAATCTCCCGCCAGTACTAAGCGATGCTCTGGGTCCGCAATATTGGCGATTGGCTCGCTCAGTGAATGCTCGGCCAGGTTCCAGCGCTGCACACTGCTGTTTTTAACGGCAGGCAGATCAATGAGTTGCCCTAACCGCTCCAATACGTCTTTGATTAATGCACTATCGTCACTCGTTTTTGCCTCCTCGCAAAACGTTGGCGTTAAGCTGACTTGATAGCAATGTTGGTGATTGCGCTGGGGCAGATTCGATAAATCGACCATGCGGCGTAGCTGGGGGTGGTCGACGAAATCAATCAATCCAACAGCCTCAAAAATAGCGACTGCCGCTGAAAATTGCAGGCTGATTGTCCAGTTTGGCCGCATTTGAGGGAGTACTTGCTGACGTAATGGGCTTGTTACGGGGAGTAGCGCGATGCTCTGCGCCGCTGGTGCGGTGAGGGCTGCAGCGTCAAAGTCGACTGCTTGAGCGGGTTGATTTACGCTTTCGCTATAAAGCCTGAGGTGTTGCTGCTGATATTTAATTTTATGGATTTGCTGCTGGCGGTGAATAGACAGGCCTTCAAGCAGTTGGTGGCAGAGCTGATTGTTGCTGCCAGCAGCGGAATAAGCCAATACATCAGGCCCTGCTTGCAGCTTTCCACGCTTAAATATAAGGCTGTGAATCAGGTGCTTGCCGAGCCAGTCTTGATCGCAAAAGTGGTCTAGAAAACCCTGAGTCACGTGGTGAGTTGGGGTGAGAAAAGGCGCGCCGATATCGAGTTCAGCCCATGGCGTGCTGCGTCGAGAGAGGCGGCCGCCCAACCCACGGGACTTTTCAAATATATGGCAGTCATGCCCTTGGCCGCGCAGGCACTGACCCAGTATCAGCCCGCTGAGACCTGCGCCAATGATGCCGATCTTTGCCATTTACGCAGGTTTTTGTAGTGTGAACTGGTAGACGTCGATGGTTTCTTGTTTAAAGCCCGCGCCACAATACGCCAGGTAATAATGCCACATCCGTTTAAAATGCTGATCAAAGCCCAGGGGTTCGACCCGGGTCCAGGTGTCAGAGAAACGGGCGTCCCATTCGGCCAGGGTTTTTGCGTAGTCCTTGCCGAAGGCCAGCTCATTGGCAACAGTCAGACCGACTTGGTTAGCCTGTTGCCGACAAATATCTGGGGTTGGCAGCATGCCGCCGGGGAAAATATATTTTTGAATAAAATCTGGGTTAGCCCGATATTCTTCAAAGCGTTCGGGGGCAATGGTAATAACCTGAATAAGCGCTTTGCCACCGGGTTTGAGCCGGTTGGCCAGGGTTTCAAAATACGTTGGCCAATATTTTTCGCCCACTGCTTCGAGCATTTCAATAGAGACGATTTTGTCGTACTGGCCTTTGACATCACGATAATCGGTGAGTGAAAAGCTGGCGCTATCGCTTAAACCCGCCGTTGAAATTCTTTCTCGGGCAAATGCCAGCTGCTCGGTAGATAAGGTGATGCCTTGGATTTTCGCGTTCTTTTGTTGGCAGAGTTGTTCGGCAAAGCCGCCCCAGCCACAGCCAATCTCCAACACCCGGTCGCCATCTTTCACGTCTAATTCATCAATGGCACGCTGGTATTTGTTGATCTGGGCTTGTTGCAGTGACTCTTCTCCGGTCAGGTACAGCGCCGACGAATAAGTCATGCTGTCATCCAGCCAGAGCTTGTAAAAGGCATTGCCTAAATCATAGTGATAGGCAATATTTTTGCGGCTACCGCGCTTGCTGTTGGCTTTGCTGCGGTGACGGCGTTTTTGCATCCATTGGCTGAAGCGACCGCTATCCAATGCGCCGCTAATATGGCGTTCATTTTCCACCACCCAGTCGATCAATGTGGTGAGAGAGGGGCAGTCCCAGTCGCCAGCGACATAGGCTTCTGCCCAACCTACCGAACCGCCAGACAGGGCCTTTTTAAGGGCTTTCCAGCTGTTGAGTTGAATAATGGGGCTCAATTCTTCGCAGGGCTGGTCACCAAAAAACAGTTTGTTGCCATTAGGAAGCTGCAGCTCAAGGATACCGCGGCGGGCATTGGCCAAGGGTGACAGTACGGTGGTCAATATTTGGGCTTGGCGTTTTGCCCACCAAGACGATCCCATGTTGACACCCAGAGAGGCGGTTGCTGATTTCATGAACGGTGTTCCTTTATAGATCACTTACTTTATTGATCGATACGAGAAACAGGCGAAGATGGTTCATCGGGTCGGCGAACTAATTTCACGCCTTTTAGGAAGAGTCTGAGTGCTTCCCAGTGAATCGCTGCGGTGACTTTGAGGGTCATAAGCGGCAGGCGACAAAAACCTTTGACAAGTTGGGCGTCGTTGAGGGGCTGCCGTTTACCGCGAAATACGGCGTGTAGCAGGGCCTCATCCTCTTGGGTTTCTCGGATCGCGACCGTGAGGCGTTCACCGGGTTGGGACATCCGAAAATGGTAGCGGGCTTGCATCGCGATAAACGGCGAGACATAAAACGACTTGTCACAGCTTTGGCGAATGTATTGGTCGTGCTGCTGCGATGGCTTGACCGGAATCAGATAGCTGTGCCGTTGCGAGAAGGTATTGCTGACTTCGTAGATGATCGCAAATAGCCGCTCATTGTCACTGTAGCAGTAATAAACGCTAAGGGGGTTAAAGCTATAGCCGAGGATTTTGGGGTAGCAGAGCAGCTGGGCTTTGGCTAATGGCTGCTCAAAACCTTGTTCGCGGAGAATGCGCTCCAGGTATTGTCGAGGCGGGTTGCCGCTGCCATCGCCAAAGTCTCGATAGTAAAAACTGAACAAGTTAAAGCGGTTTAGTGAGAACCAGCGGCAACGCTTATCCAGTCTTTCCAGGGCATCAATATCAAATAGAAAGGATTGAATTTTATAGACAAAGCGATGGCGTTTGGGGCGAAAGCGATGGTGCATGACTTCGCCATCGTAAATACTGCCATCATGATCTGCGGTCACGCCGCCGCGTCCACACCTGGGTTTGTCTCCAGGATGATGCGGCCGCTCTCGTTTTCTACTGACCATGGCCGGCGCTCACCGCCGAGGGCTTCGGCAACGGCGAGACCGGATTGAATACCGTCCTCGTGAAAGCCGTAGCCAAAATAGCTGCCGCAATACCAGCTGCGTTGCTGGCCCTGAAGCGACCACAGTTTTTGCTGGGCTTGGAGTGCTTTGCGGTCAAACACCGGGTGGTGGTAGTTAAATTCTTGGTAGGTGAGGTGGGGACGTGGCTCCCGCAGCGGATTGAGAGTGACGATGATCGATTCGTGGCAGGGCAGGTGTTGCAGCGCATTCATCCAGTAGCTTACAGACACTTTTTGCTGTTGGTCTTGGCTGCCAGATAAATAATTCCAACTCGACCAGACCTCACCGAGCTTGGGCATAAGCCGTTCGTCACGGTGCAAAATGGCTCGATTTTCTTCGTATTGGAAGCTGCCCAGCAGTTGCTGCTCTTCTTTGCTGGGGTCTTCAAGCATTGCTAAGGTTTCATCTGCGTGGCTGGCAAATACCACATGGTCGAAGCTGTGGGTGTCACCGTTGTCATCGGTAATAAATACCTTGTCAGCACTGCGTTTAACCGACTTTACCCCGCAGTTTAATTTCACATCATTTAATGAGCCGCTGATTTTGCGTACGTATTCCCGGGCACCGCCGATAACACTTTGCCATTGCGGCCGGTTTTTGACCTGAACCAAGCCATGATTAATACAAAACCGCAAGAAGGTTTTAGCGGGATATTGCAGCATCTGATCGGCAGGTGTGGACCAGATAGCGGCGCTCATGGGGAGCAAATGATCTTCGCTGAAGCCTTTGCTAAAGCCCTCTTTCTTTAACAGCTCGCCCAGGGTCATGTCGTTGGGCAGTTGTTCTAGCCAGTGCTCACTTTTCCGGTAGAAGCGCAATATGTCCAATACCATCCGCCAAAAGCGCAGGCTAAAAAGGTTTTTGCGTTGGGCAAACAAGCTGGAAATAGAGTCCGAGCCGCTGTATTCCAATCGCCCCTTATCCAGAGACACCCCAAATGACATGGTGGTGCTGGTATAGGGCACACTGAGATGCTCGAATAAAGCCACAAGGTTGGGGTAGCAATGCTTATTGAAGACGATAAAACCCGTATCAACGGCGATGGTGCCGGCGCTGGTCATAATATCGACGGTATTGCTGTGGCCCCCTAGGCGGCTGTCTTTTTCAAACAAGGTGACGCGGTGATTTCTGCTCAATAGCCAGGCGCTGCTGAGTCCAGAAATGCCTGAGCCGACAACGGCGATGTTAAGGGCGTTATTCATATCTAATCTGATCTTATTTCCACTTAGGTCCGTAGTTTACACATTCATGACAGATTGCCGCCACGCGTGAGCTCAATATTTGTGCGCAGCGTCAATCCCCTGGTCGAATCCCTAAATAGATAAGGTGGTGTATGCACGATTCTGGCTCTTGGCTCCGCTATTTACGCTATGCGTTGCCAGGGCTACCGCTTGCTGCGCTAATGTTACCATTTTACATATACGTGCCATTATGGCTATCAGAGCATGGTAATTATGGTTATACGCTGGTGGGGGCGTTGTTTTTTATTGCCCGCATCAGCGATGTGCTAACAGATTTGCCCGTAGGTGCGTGGATAGACCGTAAGGGTTGTGGTGCGCCGTGGTGGCTTTCTAGCTGGTTTTTGCTGGCAGTCAGCGCCTTGGTCTTGTTTCTTCTTCCTCATCCTTGGCCAGCTTGGGCGCTGTTGCTTGTACTGGTGTTGCTGATGTTGGGTTGGACCGGGATTAACGTGCCCTGGCTGGCGCTGCCTGTTTCTTTGGCGCGCAACAATGGCGAGCGTTTGGCTTATAACAGCGCCCGAGAAGCCATGTTGCTGTTTGGCACACTGGTCGCGATGCTGTTGCCTGGTATTTTAAGCCCGGATGCGCTGCGTTGGATGCTGATGCCAATGCTGGGTTTTCTGTTATTTACGGCGCTGCTTCAAGGACGCCATAAAGGTGTGACGTCATCCCATACTGCTACTTCGATTTGGCCTTTAATTAAGGAGCCGAGGGTGCTGTCGCTGGCGCTGCCCTGGTGTATCAATATGCTCGCCAATGCGATTCCCGGCACTATTTTAGTGTTGTTTATGCGTGAGGTGCTGGTGGCAGAAGATGCGGTTCCTGCGGCGTTGCTGGTCTACTTTTTGTCGGGTTTGATCGGCGTGCCGTTCTGGTATGCACTGGCTCGGCGTATTGGCAGTTTAACGGCCTGGCGGTTGGGTCTGTGTTTGTCGGCGCTGCTGTTTGGTTTTGCGGCCTTATTGGGTGAAGGCGACCTGTATTGGTTTATCGCCATTTGTGTTGGTACCGGGCTGATGCTGGGAGCGGATCAAGCACTGCCCTCGGCTATGCAAACGGGTCTTG
The DNA window shown above is from Spongiibacter sp. IMCC21906 and carries:
- the yrfG gene encoding GMP/IMP nucleotidase, with amino-acid sequence MINWQDIDTVLLDMDGTLLDLHFDNFFWTQHLPKRYTDIHGGDLEDITQTLIDRIMSERGSLNWYCLDYWSSELKLDITALKEEIAHLVRPFPSTAGFLSALHHSHCDTWLVTNAHRGGLNIKLRQTDLQKWMTHIVSSHDLAAPKEDPKFWERLQKMQSFDPDRSLLIDDTATVLDAAAKFGIRHLLTLTQPDSSQTIRDTSTLSYPAIHGFDEILPIMSRKVS
- a CDS encoding TetR/AcrR family transcriptional regulator; amino-acid sequence: MNKRSGKKMTAAKKRWGNGARVDDLETGKKILLRSAVECFVTRGIKATTIEDIAQEANVTRRTVYRYFNGKTDIIAALIQVERSRMFHKLEEHLQGMDVDFSTLLNESIWYAATYLPPEEGKADLVSGINASEASPFLYSDESSEHWHKILAEPLKQYNREHNKTLDLEDLIAIVARLVLSFRQHPASRAEFNSMLQTFRL
- a CDS encoding ketoacyl-ACP synthase III; this encodes MHANITGWGKCLPPAVLSNQDLTTFLDTSDEWISSRSGIKERRISHVSTASLGVLASKRALAAAGLQAGEIDLLILCTACPDTLIPNAASFVQKEIGADNAAVFDLNAACTGFVYGLSVATAMIKTGVMKKALVVGADRIPCFIDYSMRDVAVLFGDGAGAVVLEASEEECGLLAEKLGCDGEARDVLAARDSGTVRERFAGIDGYFDVNFEGQEIFKRAVKGMGSAVSSVLEQRQLKAEDIDLLIPHQANIRIIETLMKRLGTPADKVVVNIEKYGNTSAATVPIALCEALEQGRIKPGDTLLTAAFGAGLTWGAGIIKWGDRVTPLQECNEALPPCEKTALELLQPWIDGCKAAAAAKTA
- a CDS encoding NAD(P)-binding protein is translated as MAKIGIIGAGLSGLILGQCLRGQGHDCHIFEKSRGLGGRLSRRSTPWAELDIGAPFLTPTHHVTQGFLDHFCDQDWLGKHLIHSLIFKRGKLQAGPDVLAYSAAGSNNQLCHQLLEGLSIHRQQQIHKIKYQQQHLRLYSESVNQPAQAVDFDAAALTAPAAQSIALLPVTSPLRQQVLPQMRPNWTISLQFSAAVAIFEAVGLIDFVDHPQLRRMVDLSNLPQRNHQHCYQVSLTPTFCEEAKTSDDSALIKDVLERLGQLIDLPAVKNSSVQRWNLAEHSLSEPIANIADPEHRLVLAGDWTSGKNIDGVLKSVGRAERALLAMLAN
- a CDS encoding cyclopropane-fatty-acyl-phospholipid synthase family protein, with translation MKSATASLGVNMGSSWWAKRQAQILTTVLSPLANARRGILELQLPNGNKLFFGDQPCEELSPIIQLNSWKALKKALSGGSVGWAEAYVAGDWDCPSLTTLIDWVVENERHISGALDSGRFSQWMQKRRHRSKANSKRGSRKNIAYHYDLGNAFYKLWLDDSMTYSSALYLTGEESLQQAQINKYQRAIDELDVKDGDRVLEIGCGWGGFAEQLCQQKNAKIQGITLSTEQLAFARERISTAGLSDSASFSLTDYRDVKGQYDKIVSIEMLEAVGEKYWPTYFETLANRLKPGGKALIQVITIAPERFEEYRANPDFIQKYIFPGGMLPTPDICRQQANQVGLTVANELAFGKDYAKTLAEWDARFSDTWTRVEPLGFDQHFKRMWHYYLAYCGAGFKQETIDVYQFTLQKPA
- a CDS encoding DUF1365 domain-containing protein, with protein sequence MTADHDGSIYDGEVMHHRFRPKRHRFVYKIQSFLFDIDALERLDKRCRWFSLNRFNLFSFYYRDFGDGSGNPPRQYLERILREQGFEQPLAKAQLLCYPKILGYSFNPLSVYYCYSDNERLFAIIYEVSNTFSQRHSYLIPVKPSQQHDQYIRQSCDKSFYVSPFIAMQARYHFRMSQPGERLTVAIRETQEDEALLHAVFRGKRQPLNDAQLVKGFCRLPLMTLKVTAAIHWEALRLFLKGVKLVRRPDEPSSPVSRIDQ
- a CDS encoding NAD(P)/FAD-dependent oxidoreductase; the encoded protein is MNNALNIAVVGSGISGLSSAWLLSRNHRVTLFEKDSRLGGHSNTVDIMTSAGTIAVDTGFIVFNKHCYPNLVALFEHLSVPYTSTTMSFGVSLDKGRLEYSGSDSISSLFAQRKNLFSLRFWRMVLDILRFYRKSEHWLEQLPNDMTLGELLKKEGFSKGFSEDHLLPMSAAIWSTPADQMLQYPAKTFLRFCINHGLVQVKNRPQWQSVIGGAREYVRKISGSLNDVKLNCGVKSVKRSADKVFITDDNGDTHSFDHVVFASHADETLAMLEDPSKEEQQLLGSFQYEENRAILHRDERLMPKLGEVWSSWNYLSGSQDQQQKVSVSYWMNALQHLPCHESIIVTLNPLREPRPHLTYQEFNYHHPVFDRKALQAQQKLWSLQGQQRSWYCGSYFGYGFHEDGIQSGLAVAEALGGERRPWSVENESGRIILETNPGVDAAA
- a CDS encoding MFS transporter; translation: MHDSGSWLRYLRYALPGLPLAALMLPFYIYVPLWLSEHGNYGYTLVGALFFIARISDVLTDLPVGAWIDRKGCGAPWWLSSWFLLAVSALVLFLLPHPWPAWALLLVLVLLMLGWTGINVPWLALPVSLARNNGERLAYNSAREAMLLFGTLVAMLLPGILSPDALRWMLMPMLGFLLFTALLQGRHKGVTSSHTATSIWPLIKEPRVLSLALPWCINMLANAIPGTILVLFMREVLVAEDAVPAALLVYFLSGLIGVPFWYALARRIGSLTAWRLGLCLSALLFGFAALLGEGDLYWFIAICVGTGLMLGADQALPSAMQTGLAQSLASNGGNKDMGARLFALWSMLSKGAMGIAVGVAYLWLGSQTSMENVPPAWAISSAYVLAPVLLKMVVFFMLGQSSLAWLAKEWEHEETAA